One window of the Gambusia affinis linkage group LG01, SWU_Gaff_1.0, whole genome shotgun sequence genome contains the following:
- the LOC122836170 gene encoding tyrosine-protein phosphatase non-receptor type 7-like, whose amino-acid sequence MSSFSSVPAEEPVTPPPLTTPPRKASVRLQERRGSNLSLLLDVSNLGAESVCSVTTPKEVWLQLLHTSSRSLAHAQLQEAAADTSALNTEYQKIPPNFVSAAELDAPGHMMKDRYKTILPNPETRVILKNLEEEPGPDRYINGNYVRGYRGAPRAFIATQGPMLHTVGDFWDMVWQERSSIIVMVTKLKESNEKCEPYWPRDGTKVEEEDEDRQDEGRTSRFGRFQLRVKDSREKNGFIITDLQIQLNSECRPVRHYWFSSWPDHHIPECIASLLKLVEEVETYRKSLEPIADTVPGNGPIIVHCSAGIGRTGCFIASSICCQQLRETGQVDILETVCQLRLDRGGMIQTTEQYQFLYSTLAQYSRQLQQNQDQNQTNTESQNQQTPEDQASVRLQNLRLQN is encoded by the exons ATGAGCTCATTCAGCTCCGTTCCTGCCGAGGAGCCAGTGACGCCCCCGCCACTTACCACGCCCCCTCGGAAAGCCTCAGTCCGCCTCCAGGAACG gcgGGGTTCCAACCTGTCGCTGCTATTGGATGTGAGCAATCTGGGGGCGGAGTCAGTTTGTTCTGTGACCACGCCCAAAGAGGTGTGGCTTCAGCTGCTGCACACCTCGTCCCGATCGCTTGCACATGCGCAGttacaggaagctgcagcagacaCCAGCGCTCTGAACACAGAGTACCAG AAAATTCCTCCGAACTTTGTGAGCGCGGCCGAACTGGACGCTCCGGGACACATGATGAAAGACAGATACAAAACCATCCTGCCCA ACCCAGAGACTCGGGTGATTCTGAAGAACCTGGAGGAAGAACCGGGTCCAGATCGCTACATCAACGGCAACTATGTCAGG GGCTACAGAGGGGCTCCCAGGGCCTTCATCGCCACCCAGGGGCCGATGCTGCACACTGTGGGAGACTTCTGGGACATGGTGTGGCAGGAGCGGAGCAGCATCATCGTCATGGTGACCAAGCTGAAGGAGAGCAACGAG AAATGCGAGCCGTACTGGCCGAGGGACGGGAcgaaggtggaggaggaggacgaggaccGGCAGGACGAAGGACGGACGAGTCGCTTCGGCAGATTCCAGCTGAGAGTTAAAGACAGCCGGGAGAAAAACGGCTTCATCATCACTGATCTGCAGATCCAG CTGAACTCTGAGTGCCGACCGGTCAGACACTACTGGTTCAGCTCCTGGCCCGACCACCACatcccagaatgcattgcttCTCTGCTGAAgctggtggaggaggtggagaccTACAGGAAGTCGCTCGAGCCGATCGCAGACACCGTTCCTGGTAACGGACCAATCATTGTCCACTGCAG CGCAGGCATCGGGCGGACGGGTTGCTTCATAGCCAGCAGCATCTGCTGCCAGCAGCTCAGAGAAACCGGACAGGTGGACATTCTGGAGACGGTCTGCCAGCTCCGACTCGACAG GGGTGGGATGATCCAGACCACCGAGCAGTACCAGTTCCTGTACTCCACACTGGCCCAGTACAGCcgccagctgcagcagaaccag gaccagaaccagaccaaCACAGAGTCACAGAACCAGCAGACTCCTGAGGACCAGGCCAGCGTACGGCTGCAGAACCTTCGACTGCAGAACTGA
- the LOC122836407 gene encoding ADP-ribosylation factor-like protein 8A, with protein MIALINKLLDWFKALFWKEEMELTLVGLQYSGKTTFVNVIASGQFSEDMIPTVGFNMRKITKGNVTIKLWDIGGQPRFRSMWERYCRGVSAIVYMVDAADPEKIEASKNELHNLLDKPQLQGIPVLVLGNKRDLPGALDEKELIERMNLSAIQDREICCYSISCKEKDNIDITLQWLIQHSRTKRSS; from the exons ATGATCGCGCTGATCAACAAACTCCTGGACTGGTTCAAGGCTCTGTTCTGGAAGGAGGAGATGGAGCTGACCCTGGTGGGGTTGCAGTACTCCGGGAAGACCACCTTTGTGAATGTGATAGCG tcgGGTCAGTTCAGCGAAGACATGATTCCTACGGTGGGCTTCAACATGAGGAAGATCACCAAGGGCAACGTCACCATCAAG CTGTGGGACATCGGCGGCCAGCCTCGCTTCAGGAGCATGTGGGAGCGCTACTGCCGGGGCGTCAGCGCCATCGT CTACATGGTGGACGCAGCCGATCCGGAGAAGATCGAAGCCTCCAAGAACGAACTGCACAACCTGCTGGACAAACCGCAGCTGCAGGGGATTCCT gttctggttctgggcaACAAGCGGGACCTGCCAGGCGCTCTGGACGAGAAGGAGCTGATAGAGAGAAT GAACCTGTCGGCCATCCAGGACAGAGAGATCTGTTGCTACTCCATTTCCTGCAAGGAGAAAGACAACAttg ACATCACTCTGCAGTGGCTGATCCAACACTCCCGGACCAAGAGGAGTTCCTGA